The genomic region GCTCGATGAATACATGCAGGCGGATGAGGCCGCTGAAGCGGTCGAGCAGCTCTGGTCCCATCCCCTGTTCAGGAAGTACTGGAATACACCGGTCAAGGAGATGACACGCAGGGAAATCGCCCTGGTCCTCCTCGAGATGTCCAACGTCTCGGACGCTGAAATCATCCTCTACTGTAACGTTTACCGGCACTTGGGAGCTCAGGATGCCGCGGTGTTCAAATCGACAATCAATGGGCAGGAAGAGAAGGGGCGTGGGGTGCTCCTGCTTGAGAGCAGCATGGAGCCGATCGAATCCCTCGCCAACTATTTCCTGTGGCTTAGCTATGGCCAGATACGCTACGACGGCAGCGTCAAGCAGGGCATCATGGAATATAATGCTTATATGAAAAAGAAGAGCCAGCTCAAAAGTGTGGACGAAGAAGCCCATTTTGATATCGAATGGAAACGGAATCTGGATTCGTCAGGGAAATATGCCCATGGGCTGAAGCGCCTGAGCCGCAAGCATTCGGGGCTCATCGACACCATGAACATGAGGAAGATCATCCTGTCCCTCATCCTGATGTTTACGATGCTTATGGCGAGCATCGTAATATTCATGGATATCTCCTTTACGGGTTCTGCCAATACCGGACAGGAGCAGACCGTGGCTGCTCCGGAAGAGGAAGAAGACAACCGCATCGCATATGCCGTGGTCACTGAAGAAAACCTCGAAGTGAATGGGGAAAACTATCCCTACCTGTCTCTGCTCCAGGTGAGCGACAGGTCAGGGGAGACGTACACCATACTGGATGATGGGACGCCTGTGGAGATGGACAGCTCGTCCTTCATATACTTCAACCCGGCAAGCCTGTACCCTGAAACGACGCTGGAAGCATTGCTGCCCTACACGGATGAAGTGTTCGAGAACAACTACCTCTATTATTCGAGGGTCCTCAACGGGGGAACGGAGAGGGTGACGGATGAGATGAACCTGTCCGCATCAAGCGCCAGGCATGCTGAACTCTCAGGCATACCGATCTCGTACCAGTTCAAAGACGGGATTATATTCTCGATGTCCTTCCCGGCCCGGGGTATGGAAGGGATGTACGAGGCATTCGGCATAACGACAGAAGATGTGATATTCAGGCTGCCCGAGGGCTATATGATACTCGATGCATCAAATCAGACATGGCTATATATACAGCGTTAGGAGAGGTGCTATGAATTACAAAATGAAATATCTGTTCCGCCACTTCTTCAAACAGACATCCTATTTCTCCACACACAACCTCACACCACTTCTGATCTATACGATCGGACTTGTGTTCCTGCTTGTGGCGATGGCACTGATGGATGCCGGGGAAGTCCTGGAGTATCTGTATGTACTGGTTGGGCTGGCGGCGGCCGTCTGGCTGTTCAGCATGACGGTACTGAACAAGAACACGGCATTCTATAAGGATTCGGTGCTGAAGGTGAACTACATCCCCCTTTATATGCGTATACTCCCGACCATCGTCTTCCAGACCTTCATCTTCCTCATGTTCGTTGTACTGTACAGTGCACTTGCGGCTCTGGTCATGGATGATTGGCTGATAGGCATATTCACATTGCTGTACTATGTACTGCTCGGGGTGCTCCTGATCATCCCATTCACACTGGTCTACCTTTCAGTGCAGATCGACAGGATAGGAAGTGTGAACATCATCGTGTTCATCATCCTGGTGGTTTCAGTGCCGATCCTTTATCTGCCGGAGAATATTCCTTCGTGGCTGCAGCACATGCTCAGCCTGAACCCGTTCTACTATGTCATCAACGGTCTCCAGTCGAATGCGGTGCATATTTCTTGGAACATCAACCGTCTTCCCAACGATGTCCTGTTCTTTGCGCAGATCATCTTCCTCTACATGTGGGTGTTCGAATACTACAGCAAGATGAAGTTTTCGATATATCACCATCTAAAAAAGCGACCGGGCGTATAGCCCAGTCGCTTTGTCTTTATATCAGCTGTCGAGCAGCTTCTTTTGGAGCTTGCTTTCAGAGAAGACCCACCCCGTATAGCTGTGCAGCACTTCATTGGTGTCCCTGTCCAGAAGCATGATGCATACGAATGGATAATGCCCCTCCTTCAGATATCTCAGGTCGATGTACCTGATCTCCTCCTGATCTTCGGATATCTCCTCGATTTCATATGTGTATATGGAGGAGAAGAAGGTGAAGGCCTTGAAGTTCGGGTCCTCCTTGATGCTTTGGAACTTCTCCTCATCCAACGGGCCGCTCTTGTTGAAGCGGTCATAGAACAGGATGTTCCCCCGGAAACTGCGGCCGACATAATAGGCTGTCTGCGTGACTACGACAATGCGCCATTCGAAGAAGTGGATCGTCGGCATGCAGAAGGTGCGGGTCACATATTCATTCGGCAGCTGCCTGTCGACCTTTGCAGTAATCGAACGCTGCATGAAGAACCTGACCACATAGTACATGAAGAGCACCAGGTAGAGGGCTAGGAACAGCGGCACCGGGTCCGCCCCAAAATACCATAGGATGAAATACAGCACATGCATGACGATGATCGGGATGTCCACCGTGTTGATGACGCTGAGCTGTATCCATGTATGGCTGATGGGCCGCATCGCCTGGGTGCCGTATGAATTGAATATATCGACAAATACATGCAGGAAGACTGCGAACTGTATCCACAAGTACATATTCAATGCAGGCAGGTCGAACAGAAGCACACTGAGTGCAGTAAGGAGTACCGGCCAGATGAAGAACGTAAATGGCAGGGAGTGGGTGATGCCCCGGTGATGGGTGATGTAGACTGCATTATTTTTCATCTTCATGACCGTGTCTATGTCAGGCACAAGGGATGCGCCGACTACAGTCGTGATGAAGCCGACGGAAATGGGGTCGATAGAAGGGTCTATTGCAGCAAGGCCGACGATTGTGCCCCCCATTAGTGTATGTGTTAAAGTATCCATGTTCATTCTCCCCATTCAAATGGAATATATCAAGCAGAGGAAGGTGTCATTCATGCTGAATAGTTCAGAATTCAATCATAATCTGTTGGCGTGGTATCAGGCCAACAAAAGGACATTGCCGTGGCGGCAGACCCGTGATCCCTATCTGATATGGCTGAGCGAAGTGATGCTCCAGCAGACTCAGGTCACTACTGTTATACCCTATTACGAGAAATTCATAACCAAATATCCGGATATAGACAGCATGGCGGAAGCGGATGAAGAAGCGCTGCTCAAGGACTGGGAGGGGCTCGGGTACTACAATAGGATCCGCAATTTCCAGGCTGCCGTGAAAGAGGTCCAAGAGCGCTATGATTCGACCGTCCCCGAGCAGCCGGAAGCATTCTTCTCGCTGAAGGGCGTGGGCCCCTATATTGGTGGTGCCGTGCAGAGCATCGCATTCAACCATCTGCTTGCTGCAGTGGATGGGAATGTATTGCGTGTCATCTCCCGGCTCGATGCCGATGATCGGGATATGACGAAGGCCTCCGTACAGAAGGACATCAAGAAGCGGATTGAAGAGATCATTCCGCTTGAAGCGGGTGACTTCAACCAGGCGTTGATGGAACTTGGAGCGACCATCTGCACCCCGCGGGCGCCCAAATGCATCATGTGTCCGGTGCAGGAGCATTGCGAGGCCTACAGCCGGAACATCGTATCGGAGCTGCCGGTCAAGAAGAAGGCGAAAAGGAAGAATGAACTTTTCTATAATGTATATTTCATCCTCAACGACCGGAATGAGATACTGCTGAGGAAACAGGAAGGCACACTGCTGCAGGGCATGTATGAACTGCCGAAATATGATGTTGATACGTCAATCGAGTCGATGGAGGAGGATCTCGGGCTGACGATCGATACATCCGGCCTTCACATCGGCAGCGGAAAGCATGTATTCACCCACCAGGTCTGGTATATGGAGGGGTATATGCTCCATACACGCGACCAGCATCCGGACTTCGTCCCCCTGGAGGCGGTCGAGGGGCTGCCGATGAGCCGGGCGATGCAGAAGATATACGGGCAGTTTGAAGTCTCGGACGAAAGAATGTGAATATATTCCCACCTATGATATAATATAAAAGTATTATTTTAAAGGTGGTGTGGAATATGGGTTTGGAATCCATACCGAAAGAAGGCAGCAAGGTTAAGATACAGAGCTATAAGCATGACGGAAGCATCCACCGTGTGTGGTCCGAGACGACCATACTCAAAGGGACGGACCATGTCGTCATCGGCGGGAACAACCGGACACTCGTCACGGAAAGTGATGGACGCACCTGGGTCACCCGGGAACCGGCGATCGTCTATTTCCATGTCGACTACTGGTTCAATGTCATCTGCATGTTCAGGGAAGATGGGGTGTACTACTACTGTAATCTGTCATCCCCTTTCATCTATGATGAGGAAGCATTGAAATACATCGACTATGACCTCGACATCAAGGTCTATCCGGATGGCAAATATCATCTGCTCGATGAAGATGAATACAAGCTTCACAAGAGCCGCATGAAATATCCGGAGGATATCGACAAGATACTCAGGCATAATGTGGATGTGCTTCAGCAGTGGATCGAAAGGAAAAAGGGGCCGTTTGCTCCGGACTTCATAAAAGTCTGGCAGGGCCGTTTCAATAATGATTACAAATCATACTAAAGATCAATCAACTTAACCGGTTGGTTGTTTTTTATGTAAGAAAAGGAAGTTTTTTGTGTGATTAGACGTTATATGCAATTCGTCAAACCCTATAAATGGCTGATCATATTGACGATCATCATCGGTATACTGAAGTTCGGCATCCCGTTGCTGCTGCCGCTTCTGATCAAGTATACGATCGATGACATCATCATGCCTGACGGGCTGACGACCGAAGCCAGGGTGAATATGCTGATTCAGGTGCTCCTGATCTTCTCCTTCATATTCGTCATCATCAGGCCGCCTGTCGAATACTTCAGGCAGTATCTGGCCCAATGGACGAGCAACAAGATACTCTATGATATAAGGAAGAAGATGTACGGGCACCTGCAGATGCTGAGTGCAAAATTCTATTCCAACAGTAAAGTGGGGGAGATCATCTCCCGCGTCATCAACGACGTTGAACAGACGAAGGATTTCATCATGACGGGGCTGATGAACATATGGCTCGATCTGGTGACGATCATCATCGCGCTTGCGATCATGTTCTCGCTGAACGGCGAATTGACTCTGGTGTCGATCATCGTCTTCCCGTTCTACATCTTCGGCGTATGGTATTTCTTCGGCAGGCTGCGCAGCCTCACCAGGCAGAGATCCCAGGCACTTGCGGAAGTCCAGGGCTTCCTGCATGAGCGCATACAGGGCATCAATGTCATCAAAAGTTTTGCTGTGGAGAATCATGCTGCAGAGCACTTCAACAAGCGCAACGGTAATTTTCTGAACAAGGCGACGGACCACGCCAAGTGGACCGCCAGAAGCTTCTCGGTCGTCAATACGATCACCGATATCGGTCCATTGCTCGTCGTCGGTTATGGTGCCTACCAGGTCATCCAGGGCAACCTGACAGTCGGGACGCTGGCTGCGTTCATCGCCTATCTCGACAGGCTGTATGGCCCATTGCGCAGACTCGTGTCCTCTTCCACGACGCTGACGCAGAGCATCGCATCGATGGATAGGGTATTCGATTTGTTCGATGAGAAATATGATGTCAAAGATCGTCCAGGCGCCCGTGACCTGACGCATACCGACGGCAACCTGGAATTCAGGGACGTCGGCTTCGGATACAATGGCGAAGACACGAGTGCGCTCAAACATATCAACTTTGACGTCAAAAGCGGAGAGACAGTCGCATTCGTCGGCATGAGCGGGGGCGGCAAGTCCACACTGGTTACGCTCATACCGAGGTTCTATGATGTCACCACGGGAAAAGTCATGCTCGATGGGACGGATATCAGGGACTATACGATCGAATCCTTGAGGAATAATGTCGGACTCGTCATGCAGGATAATATCCTGTTCTCCGACACGATCAGGGAGAACATCCTGCTTGCCCGTCCTGAAGCGACGGAAGAGGAAATGATAGGGGCTGCCAAACGGGCGAACGCCCACGATTTCATCATGGAACTCCCTGAAGGATATGATACTGAGGTTGGCGAACGCGGTGTCAAACTCTCGGGCGGACAGAAGCAGCGGATTGCGATTGCACGGGTCTTCCTGAAGAATCCACCGATCCTGATCCTTGATGAGGCGACGAGTGCACTAGACCTCGAGAGTGAGAGCATCATACAGGATACGCTGCTCGAGCTCTCCGAGAACCGGACGACGATCGTCGTTGCCCACAGGCTCTCGACGATCACCCATGCGGATCGCATATTCGTCATGGTGGATGGTCAGATCCAGGAATCCGGGCCGCATTCGGAACTGATGAAGAAAAAAGGCGAATACTACAAACTCTATAGTATCCAGAATCTATAAGTAAAGGGTGTCATCATGACAGAGGCATTGGATATAGGATTTTTGGCTGATGATACACTGGATGCCGCAAGAAGGCTGCTTGGTATCGAGATCATCACCTGTATCGACGGTGTAGAGACGAGCGGGTTCATCACAGAAGTCGAAGCCTACCTCGGTGTAGATGATCGTGCTGCGCATACATTCGGCGGAAGGAAGAACAAGAAGAACAGCATGATGTTCAACGACTTCGGCCATCTCTATGTATATACGATGCACGGCCACCACTGCATGAACATACTGACGAAAGAAAAGACGCATCCGGAAGGGGTCCTCATCCGGGGAATCGAGCCCCATATCGGCAGGGATGTCATGATCGAAAGGCGGGGGCGCGAAACCGGCCTTACGGATGGACCGGGCAAGTTGACCAAGTCTCTCGGTGTCCGGCGCGAATTCCATAACGGCATGGAACTGAACAATGGCATCCTAACCCTCAGGCCGGGCAGGGCCCCGCGTGAAATTGAGGCGACGAAACGGATAGGCATCGACAACAAAGAGGAAGCGGTGCATTATCCATACCGCTTCATCGTCAAAGGCAACCCGCATGTCA from Salinicoccus sp. RF5 harbors:
- a CDS encoding metal-dependent hydrolase, producing the protein MDTLTHTLMGGTIVGLAAIDPSIDPISVGFITTVVGASLVPDIDTVMKMKNNAVYITHHRGITHSLPFTFFIWPVLLTALSVLLFDLPALNMYLWIQFAVFLHVFVDIFNSYGTQAMRPISHTWIQLSVINTVDIPIIVMHVLYFILWYFGADPVPLFLALYLVLFMYYVVRFFMQRSITAKVDRQLPNEYVTRTFCMPTIHFFEWRIVVVTQTAYYVGRSFRGNILFYDRFNKSGPLDEEKFQSIKEDPNFKAFTFFSSIYTYEIEEISEDQEEIRYIDLRYLKEGHYPFVCIMLLDRDTNEVLHSYTGWVFSESKLQKKLLDS
- the mutY gene encoding A/G-specific adenine glycosylase, encoding MLNSSEFNHNLLAWYQANKRTLPWRQTRDPYLIWLSEVMLQQTQVTTVIPYYEKFITKYPDIDSMAEADEEALLKDWEGLGYYNRIRNFQAAVKEVQERYDSTVPEQPEAFFSLKGVGPYIGGAVQSIAFNHLLAAVDGNVLRVISRLDADDRDMTKASVQKDIKKRIEEIIPLEAGDFNQALMELGATICTPRAPKCIMCPVQEHCEAYSRNIVSELPVKKKAKRKNELFYNVYFILNDRNEILLRKQEGTLLQGMYELPKYDVDTSIESMEEDLGLTIDTSGLHIGSGKHVFTHQVWYMEGYMLHTRDQHPDFVPLEAVEGLPMSRAMQKIYGQFEVSDERM
- a CDS encoding DUF402 domain-containing protein translates to MGLESIPKEGSKVKIQSYKHDGSIHRVWSETTILKGTDHVVIGGNNRTLVTESDGRTWVTREPAIVYFHVDYWFNVICMFREDGVYYYCNLSSPFIYDEEALKYIDYDLDIKVYPDGKYHLLDEDEYKLHKSRMKYPEDIDKILRHNVDVLQQWIERKKGPFAPDFIKVWQGRFNNDYKSY
- a CDS encoding ABC transporter ATP-binding protein, producing the protein MIRRYMQFVKPYKWLIILTIIIGILKFGIPLLLPLLIKYTIDDIIMPDGLTTEARVNMLIQVLLIFSFIFVIIRPPVEYFRQYLAQWTSNKILYDIRKKMYGHLQMLSAKFYSNSKVGEIISRVINDVEQTKDFIMTGLMNIWLDLVTIIIALAIMFSLNGELTLVSIIVFPFYIFGVWYFFGRLRSLTRQRSQALAEVQGFLHERIQGINVIKSFAVENHAAEHFNKRNGNFLNKATDHAKWTARSFSVVNTITDIGPLLVVGYGAYQVIQGNLTVGTLAAFIAYLDRLYGPLRRLVSSSTTLTQSIASMDRVFDLFDEKYDVKDRPGARDLTHTDGNLEFRDVGFGYNGEDTSALKHINFDVKSGETVAFVGMSGGGKSTLVTLIPRFYDVTTGKVMLDGTDIRDYTIESLRNNVGLVMQDNILFSDTIRENILLARPEATEEEMIGAAKRANAHDFIMELPEGYDTEVGERGVKLSGGQKQRIAIARVFLKNPPILILDEATSALDLESESIIQDTLLELSENRTTIVVAHRLSTITHADRIFVMVDGQIQESGPHSELMKKKGEYYKLYSIQNL
- a CDS encoding DNA-3-methyladenine glycosylase, translating into MTEALDIGFLADDTLDAARRLLGIEIITCIDGVETSGFITEVEAYLGVDDRAAHTFGGRKNKKNSMMFNDFGHLYVYTMHGHHCMNILTKEKTHPEGVLIRGIEPHIGRDVMIERRGRETGLTDGPGKLTKSLGVRREFHNGMELNNGILTLRPGRAPREIEATKRIGIDNKEEAVHYPYRFIVKGNPHVSRFRGRPAENNGWK